Proteins found in one Miscanthus floridulus cultivar M001 chromosome 4, ASM1932011v1, whole genome shotgun sequence genomic segment:
- the LOC136550957 gene encoding FCS-Like Zinc finger 8-like codes for MLKKASGRAAAAMGCGGDPPAPSRPTPKVTEGGTGTGRAAPRLLSTRSLPSLFTDCAMSAASVAELSRNAPCSSGGRNGSARSGGIGGNAAAAGLAGVLVAEEEAERGSSKNNRRVLLGMRLRVQLPPPPPPPNRGPGGGGGDLPGSPIEFGVKNRDAQLALLSPVQRSPLSSSAARLARRSEVEELAGEDYTCVIAHGPNPKMTHIFEDRVVESRADAGACCFLSSSCSGCNKDAALLLKRGERELCSNQWNEGLLFGKRAGGSRDSSVKLKP; via the exons ATGCTGAAGAAAGCATCAGGAAGAGCTGCGGCCGCAATGGGCTGCGGTGGTGATCCCCCAGCACCATCGCGTCCCACACCCAAGGTCACCGAGGGCGGCACCGGCACCGGGAGGGCGGCGCCTCGGCTTCTTTCCACGAGGTCGCTCCCGAGCCTCTTCACGGACTGCGCCATGAGCGCCGCTTCCGTGGCCGAGCTGTCCAGGAACGCTCCCTGCTCCTCCGGCGGAAGAAACGGCAGCGCCCGGTCCGGTGGCATCGGGGGCAACGCGGCCGCCGCGGGCCTGGCGGGCGTGCTggtggccgaggaggaggccgagCGGGGGTCCTCCAAGAACAACCGCAGGGTGCTCCTCGGGATGCGGCTCAGGGtgcagctgccgccgccgccgccgccgcccaataGGGGAcccggcggcggaggaggggaCCTCCCGGGCTCGCCGATCGAGTTCGGGGTCAAGAACAGGGACGCCCAGCTCGCGCTGCTCTCGCCCGTACAGCGGTCGCcgctgtcgtcgtcggcggcgAGGCTGGCGCGGAGGAGCGAGGTGGAGGAGCTCGCCGGGGAGGACTACACCTGCGTCATCGCCCACGGGCCCAACCCCAAGATGACGCACATCTTCGAGGACCGCGTCGTCGAGAGCCGCGCCGACGCCGGCGCCTGCTGCTTCCTCTCAAGCTCTTGCTCTGGGTGCAACAAGGATGCTGCTCTCTTGCTGAAAAG AGGTGAGAGAGAACTTTGCAGCAACCAATGGAATGAAGGGCTGCTGTTTGGTAAAAGGGCTGGCGGGTCACGGGACTCATCGGTGAAGCTGAAGCCCTGA